A stretch of the Lactuca sativa cultivar Salinas chromosome 9, Lsat_Salinas_v11, whole genome shotgun sequence genome encodes the following:
- the LOC111918012 gene encoding syntaxin-61 isoform X1 gives MSSAQDPFYIVKEEIQESIDTLQATFHQWEHTPVASGAQTRLIKELLSNCESIEWQVDELEKAISVAARDPAKYGIDQPELERRFKWTRTARTQVVSVKKSVMGTDLNGSSSSTFSGMRQELMSLPSPRQQDRASHYIAKDHDDFISSESDRQMLLVRWIMCIYYYYYLYMNDFYCMLLIGEFRQQDEELDELSESVQRIGSVGLTIHDELHAQEKLLEELGSEMDSTSNRLDFVQKKVAVVMKKASAKGQMMMILFLIILFIVLFVLVFFT, from the exons ATGTCTTCTGCTCAAGATCCATTTTACATTGTGAAGGAAGAAATCCAGGAGTCT ATTGATACCTTACAAGCTACTTTTCATCAATGGGAACACACCCCTGTAGCCAGTGGGGCCCAAACCCGACTAATAAAAGAACTCCTTTCCAATTGTGAGAGTATTGAATGGCAG GTGGATGAATTGGAGAAAGCTATTTCTGTAGCAGCTAGAGACCCTGCTAAATATGGAATCGATCAACCCGAACTTGAAAGAAGATTTAAATGGACAAGAACTGCTAGGACTCAA GTGGTGAGTGTTAAGAAATCAGTGATGGGAACAGACTTGAATGGCAGTAGCTCTTCCACATTCAGTGGGATGCGTCAAGAACTAATGAGCCTGCCAAGTCCACGTCAGCAAGACAGAGCTAGCCATTATATTGCTAAAGATCATGATGATTTCATTTCTTCAGAATCCGATAGACAAATGCTTTTAGTCAGGTGGAtaatgtgtatttattattattattatttatatatgaacGATTTCTATTGTATGTTATTAATTGGTGAGTTTAGGCAACAAGATGAAGAGCTGGATGAGTTAAGTGAAAGCGTCCAAAGAATTGGATCTGTTGGGCTTACCATACACGATGAACTCCATGCACAGGAGAAACTTCTAGAAGAATTGGGTTCCGAGATGGATAGTACATCCAATCGTCTTGATTTTGTCCAG AAAAAAGTGGCGGTAGTGATGAAGAAGGCTAGTGCGAAGGGACAGATGATGATGATCTTGTTCTTGATCATTCTGTTTATTGTTTTGTTTGTGTTGGTTTTTTTCACCTAG
- the LOC111918009 gene encoding spermine synthase, with the protein MTLNENNNTGVTTIPPCCLKARAFSTKADFEARCHPTVDSGWFSGNQTSSDKDGKTMYFNSPLWPGEAHSLEVKEILFKEKSKYQDVLVFESSTYGKVLVLDGILQLTERDEFAYQEMITHLPLCSIKSPKNVLVVGGGDGGVLREVARHNSVQLIDICEIDQMVIDVSKKFFPDLAIGFEDPRVHLHVGDALEFIKYVPKGKYDAIIVDSSDPVGPATELVEKPFFEMLASALRPGGVLCNMAESMWLHTHLIQDMISTCREVFKGSVHYAWASVPTYPSGVIGFILCSTEGPFVDFKNPVNPIEKLKGTIHHDGEPRFYNSQIHRAAFALPSFVRKQVSSL; encoded by the exons ATGACTCTGAATGAGAATAACAACACAGGCGTGACTACTATTCCTCCTTGTTGCTTAAAAGCCCGAGCTTTTTCCACCAAGGCCGACTTTGAAGCCAGATGTCATCCAACGGTTGATTCCGGATGGTTCTCCGGCAATCAAACTTCATCTG ATAAAGATGGCAAAACAATGTACTTCAACAGCCCCTTGTGGCCAG GAGAAGCACATTCCTTAGAAGTAAAAGAGATTCTATTCAAAGAAAAATCAAAGTATCAAGACGTCTTAGTTTTTGAG tcGTCAACATATGGAAAAGTGCTTGTTCTTGATGGCATCCTTCAACTAACGGAAAGAGACGAGTTTGCCTATCAGGAAATGATAACACATCTTCCCCTTTGTTccatcaaatcacccaaaaat GTTTTGgttgtgggtggtggtgatggtggagtTCTTAGGGAAGTTGCTCGTCACAACTCAGTACAACTTATCGATATATGTGAGATAGATCAGATGGTTATAGAT GTTAGTAAGAAGTTCTTCCCCGACTTAGCTATTGGCTTCGAGGATCCTCGTGTTCATCTCCATGTTGGAGATG CTCTTGAGTTCATCAAGTATGTCCCAAAAGGAAAGTACGATGCAATTATTGTCGATTCATCGGATCCTGTAG GTCCCGCTACAGAGCTAGTAGAAAAGCCTTTCTTTGAGATGCTTGCGAGTGCACTACGCCCCGGTGGGGTGCTTTGTAACATGGCAGAAAGTATGTGGCTGCACACTCATCTTATTCAAGACATGATTTCCACGTGTCGTGAAGTATTTAAAGGCTCTGTTCATTATGCTTGGGCAAGCGTCCCCACGTATCCTAG CGGTGTTATTGGGTTTATTTTGTGTTCGACTGAGGGTCCTTTTGTAGATTTTAAAAACCCGGTGAACCCGATTGAGAAGCTAAAGGGAACAATCCACCATGATGGAGAACCAAGATTTTATAACTCTCAG ATACATAGAGCAGCCTTTGCATTGCCATCATTTGTGAGGAAACAAGTGAGTAGTCTTTGA
- the LOC111918012 gene encoding syntaxin-61 isoform X2 encodes MSSAQDPFYIVKEEIQESIDTLQATFHQWEHTPVASGAQTRLIKELLSNCESIEWQVDELEKAISVAARDPAKYGIDQPELERRFKWTRTARTQVVSVKKSVMGTDLNGSSSSTFSGMRQELMSLPSPRQQDRASHYIAKDHDDFISSESDRQMLLVRQQDEELDELSESVQRIGSVGLTIHDELHAQEKLLEELGSEMDSTSNRLDFVQKKVAVVMKKASAKGQMMMILFLIILFIVLFVLVFFT; translated from the exons ATGTCTTCTGCTCAAGATCCATTTTACATTGTGAAGGAAGAAATCCAGGAGTCT ATTGATACCTTACAAGCTACTTTTCATCAATGGGAACACACCCCTGTAGCCAGTGGGGCCCAAACCCGACTAATAAAAGAACTCCTTTCCAATTGTGAGAGTATTGAATGGCAG GTGGATGAATTGGAGAAAGCTATTTCTGTAGCAGCTAGAGACCCTGCTAAATATGGAATCGATCAACCCGAACTTGAAAGAAGATTTAAATGGACAAGAACTGCTAGGACTCAA GTGGTGAGTGTTAAGAAATCAGTGATGGGAACAGACTTGAATGGCAGTAGCTCTTCCACATTCAGTGGGATGCGTCAAGAACTAATGAGCCTGCCAAGTCCACGTCAGCAAGACAGAGCTAGCCATTATATTGCTAAAGATCATGATGATTTCATTTCTTCAGAATCCGATAGACAAATGCTTTTAGTCAG GCAACAAGATGAAGAGCTGGATGAGTTAAGTGAAAGCGTCCAAAGAATTGGATCTGTTGGGCTTACCATACACGATGAACTCCATGCACAGGAGAAACTTCTAGAAGAATTGGGTTCCGAGATGGATAGTACATCCAATCGTCTTGATTTTGTCCAG AAAAAAGTGGCGGTAGTGATGAAGAAGGCTAGTGCGAAGGGACAGATGATGATGATCTTGTTCTTGATCATTCTGTTTATTGTTTTGTTTGTGTTGGTTTTTTTCACCTAG
- the LOC111918010 gene encoding chaperone protein dnaJ 49 codes for MECNRDEATRAKTIAEKKFADKDYTGAKKFTLKAQTLNPLLDGISHMLITLDVYISSENKINGESDWYKVLDVKPSDDDETIKKQYRKLVLILHPDKNKSVGADGAFKIASEAWSLLSDKTKRLAYNQRRNSSQSSGVNGVHIHVNRTTTRRTTRLKNQNYRGFVSTSKLDSFWTICHGCKMHYEYLKVFVNHTLICPNCRKPFHAVEMATPMNIPKPGYQYAYQWNQNSGDHGMCNSGRRMGASGIHWGSSSGLKVPDDMLRREGGVFYGQPPLKRRKVEVRFGEN; via the coding sequence ATGGAGTGCAATAGAGATGAAGCTACGAGGGCCAAAACAATTGCAGAAAAGAAGTTTGCTGATAAAGATTACACAGGTGCCAAGAAATTCACTTTAAAAgctcaaaccctaaatccattaCTTGATGGTATATCTCATATGCTAATCACCCTTGATGTCTACATCTCCTCTGAGAACAAAATAAACGGAGAGTCAGATTGGTATAAGGTTCTTGATGTAAAGCCATCTGATGATGATGAAACAATCAAGAAACAATACAGGAAACTTGTCCTCATACTCCATCCTGATAAAAACAAATCAGTAGGTGCAGATGGTGCATTCAAGATAGCTTCAGAAGCATGGAGTTTGTTGTCCGATAAGACTAAAAGATTAGCATATAACCAAAGGAGGAATTCATCACAATCTTCTGGTGTCAATGGAGTTCATATTCATGTAAAcagaacaacaacaagaagaacaaCAAGACTGAAAAATCAGAATTATAGGGGTTTTGTTTCTACTTCTAAATTAGATAGTTTTTGGACTATTTGCCATGGATGCAAGATGCATTACGAGTATCTAAAGGTGTTTGTGAATCATACACTTATTTGTCCCAATTGTCGCAAGCCTTTTCATGCTGTGGAAATGGCAACACCAATGAATATTCCAAAACCAGGTTACCAGTATGCTTATCAATGGAATCAGAATTCCGGTGATCATGGAATGTGTAATTCCGGGAGAAGAATGGGGGCATCAGGCATCCACTGGGGCTCTTCATCAGGATTGAAGGTGCCTGATGACATGTTGAGAAGAGAAGGTGGAGTTTTTTATGGTCAGCCACCTTTGAAAAGGAGAAAAGTGGAGGTGAGATTTGGAGAAAATTAG
- the LOC111918011 gene encoding uncharacterized protein LOC111918011: MVKLATARECRMYGPRLSRNRAEYMNAGVYVFSAIVLICGFAGLLLRQPILGSVLLMIGLTCIIVVNVHDLIAHLAGIDYRIGLMELDIQLPLVEIAVPVVQTLGAILFFLALLFLLIQEDKGEDHAMNMIIAGAVLWVIGSILNSCQIYERADGHVQILQQSVQIPFLTGSFLFMVAAILNSREHEQAGMLRHGLVLLTRTWIWMGTFASFLLLIGGLANVVKVFKMLQMDRLRLEKLRGGAQERLMRIREGQTPFLTEERRKWPRAMEATTEPPEAPPVPTTPYKDVLVDAYLPFNTLTIGKEFFY; encoded by the exons ATGGTGAAGCTGGCGACGGCGCGTGAGTGCAGAATGTACGGGCCGCGGTTGAGCCGGAACAGAGCGGAGTATATGAACGCCGGAGTTTACGTGTTCTCAGCGATTGTATTGATATGTGGATTCGCTGGGCTGCTTTTGAGGCAACCAATATTAGGGTCAGTTTTACTGATGATAGGATTAACATGTATAATAGTGGTGAACGTACACGATCTAATCGCACATCTCGCCGGAATCGATTACAGAATCGGACTAATGGAACTCGATATTCAACTTCCGTTGGTGGAGATCGCCGTACCGGTGGTTCAGACCTTGGGAGCGATTCTCTTCtttttagcccttctttttctCCTCATCCAA GAGGATAAAGGAGAGGATCACGCGATGAACATGATTATCGCCGGAGCTGTGTTATGGGTGATTGGTTCGATCCTAAATTCATGCCAGATCTACGAGAGAGCCGACGGACATGTCCAAATCCTGCAACAAAGTGTCCAGATCCCGTTTTTAACCGGAAGCTTCTTGTTCATGGTGGCCGCCATTCTTAACAGCCGTGAGCATGAGCAAGCCGGAATGTTACGTCATGGTCTGGTTCTACTG acaAGGACGTGGATATGGATGGGTACGTTCGCAAGTTTTTTGTTGTTGATTGGTGGATTAGCGAATGTGGTTAAAGTGTTCAAGATGCTTCAGATGGATAGATTAAGGTTGGAGAAATTAAGAGGTGGAGCACAAGAACGACTTATGAGAATACGTGAAGGGCAAACGCCGTTTCTTACAGAAGAACGGAGAAAGTGGCCAAGGGCGATGGAAGCCACCACAGAACCACCGGAAGCGCCTCCAGTTCCTACAACTCCGTACAAGGACGTTCTTGTCG ATGCATACCTGCCATTCAATACTCTCACAATTGGAAAGGAGTTCTTTTATTAG